One window from the genome of Candidatus Atribacteria bacterium ADurb.Bin276 encodes:
- the rbsA_3 gene encoding Ribose import ATP-binding protein RbsA, with product MNQLNSTTHVPLIIMKGIVKRFPGVIALNQVDFELLPGEVHVLLGENGAGKSTLIKVLSGAFPADSGEIFIFGEKVTIESPEVPLKKGLRFIYQELNLVPQIDIARNIFLGVEPLGIRKLGIINTSTLYKTASQLLERFNIQLDPHRIVSTLSVTQQKMVEIARALVTDARVIVLDEPTDVLESTSRNDLFKVINHLKKEGVGFIYISHRYAEVYELGDRVTILRDGKNVGTFSIRDLTLETMIEKMIGGKIGKQYPSLPTPQEKIILRLENFQKGTAVLGIDFMLRKGEILGITGLMGAGKTELARAIAGVDPPTSGNLYIEDKKVTVRTPEEAIRHGISFLTENRKTEGVILDQSLRNNYGLPNINRLSPFGLVKIKKMNDEIDFYMKELTIKAPHRFTLAGQLSGGNQQKLVLAKWLGTHAKVILFDEPTRGIDIIGRREVYRIMQELLAEGTSIIMFTSDYAEAMEMSHRVMVMRRGKIVKEFPRNTASEDDILKAAIGVGEFR from the coding sequence ATGAACCAGTTGAACTCAACCACTCATGTTCCTCTGATAATAATGAAGGGGATTGTCAAACGTTTTCCGGGGGTTATTGCCCTTAACCAGGTCGATTTTGAACTCCTTCCTGGAGAGGTTCATGTCCTGCTTGGTGAAAACGGAGCAGGAAAGTCAACTCTTATCAAAGTACTGAGTGGAGCATTTCCTGCTGATAGTGGTGAGATATTCATTTTTGGTGAAAAAGTGACCATTGAATCTCCAGAAGTCCCTCTTAAAAAAGGACTTCGTTTCATTTATCAAGAACTCAATTTGGTTCCTCAAATTGATATTGCCCGCAACATATTCCTTGGGGTTGAGCCCTTAGGAATCCGTAAATTGGGGATAATCAATACCTCAACCCTTTACAAAACTGCTTCCCAACTTTTAGAGCGTTTCAACATTCAATTAGATCCTCACCGAATTGTATCAACACTCAGCGTTACCCAGCAAAAGATGGTTGAGATTGCTCGAGCTTTGGTTACCGACGCTCGGGTTATCGTTCTCGATGAACCAACCGATGTTTTAGAAAGCACATCTCGTAATGACCTTTTTAAAGTGATCAACCACCTAAAAAAAGAGGGGGTTGGTTTTATCTATATCTCCCACCGCTACGCTGAAGTTTATGAATTAGGTGATAGAGTCACCATCCTGCGAGACGGAAAAAATGTTGGTACTTTCTCTATTCGAGACCTTACTCTTGAAACCATGATTGAAAAAATGATCGGCGGGAAAATTGGCAAACAATACCCTTCTCTTCCAACTCCCCAGGAAAAAATCATTCTTCGACTGGAAAATTTTCAAAAAGGGACAGCAGTTCTAGGTATTGATTTCATGCTTCGAAAAGGAGAAATTTTAGGAATAACCGGCTTAATGGGAGCCGGCAAAACCGAGCTGGCTCGGGCGATTGCCGGTGTTGACCCGCCCACTAGTGGGAATCTTTATATTGAGGATAAAAAAGTTACGGTGAGAACTCCTGAAGAGGCTATTCGACATGGCATCTCATTTCTTACCGAAAATCGGAAAACCGAAGGGGTTATTCTCGATCAATCCTTAAGAAACAATTACGGACTACCCAATATTAATCGACTGAGCCCTTTCGGTTTGGTGAAGATTAAAAAAATGAATGATGAGATAGATTTTTACATGAAAGAGCTAACCATCAAAGCACCTCATCGTTTTACCCTGGCCGGTCAGCTCTCCGGGGGGAATCAGCAAAAATTGGTTTTGGCCAAATGGCTTGGCACTCATGCCAAAGTCATCCTTTTTGATGAACCTACCCGCGGTATCGATATCATTGGCCGCAGAGAGGTGTACCGGATTATGCAAGAACTCCTGGCTGAGGGAACCTCTATCATCATGTTTACTTCCGATTATGCCGAAGCCATGGAAATGAGCCATCGCGTCATGGTAATGCGTCGGGGCAAAATTGTAAAAGAATTTCCACGTAATACCGCTAGCGAAGATGATATTCTAAAGGCTGCCATAGGCGTGGGAGAATTTCGTTAA
- the rbsB_1 gene encoding D-ribose-binding periplasmic protein precursor produces the protein MKLKKVFLGILTLALLFFLSIPVLALTYGYVTPGPDTWYKKDVEGFSYGAEMAGVEVVVLNSDYDTEKEITNIKTLIDMGVDGMCIFSFNPNGAFIAARECAAAGVPLVVTDNVGQVLASPDEIVACIDFDWKGMGVNVAEYIANNYPGEKIAIIMGLFEHIPVQMFRESFEPKVAELGKNEIVAVRDGKYTPTVAVDQAQDLIESGYDFTILFVFNEEMGAAVVRMLKGRDLLNNPIKVITTNGAPYGIELIKEGGIQYSISTSPGWEGLVSFLALHSYVKGQITDKRQQILLPNTPITPETIDDKTKVVPWDVDPVWIELTKTYFPQYNDLEVY, from the coding sequence ATGAAGTTAAAGAAAGTTTTTTTAGGTATCCTCACTCTGGCTCTCTTATTTTTCCTATCAATACCAGTCCTGGCTTTAACCTATGGATATGTTACCCCTGGTCCAGATACCTGGTATAAAAAGGATGTTGAGGGATTTTCCTATGGAGCTGAGATGGCTGGTGTAGAAGTGGTTGTTTTGAATTCCGATTATGACACCGAGAAAGAAATTACCAATATTAAAACCTTGATTGACATGGGCGTTGATGGAATGTGTATTTTCTCGTTCAATCCCAACGGCGCTTTTATAGCTGCTCGTGAATGTGCCGCTGCCGGAGTCCCATTAGTGGTAACCGACAATGTCGGTCAGGTTTTAGCCTCTCCTGATGAGATTGTCGCTTGCATTGACTTTGACTGGAAAGGTATGGGAGTGAATGTTGCCGAATATATCGCCAACAATTATCCTGGAGAAAAAATTGCTATTATCATGGGTTTGTTTGAACACATTCCAGTTCAGATGTTCCGGGAATCCTTCGAACCCAAAGTCGCCGAATTGGGAAAGAATGAAATTGTAGCGGTGCGAGATGGTAAATATACTCCCACTGTGGCTGTTGACCAGGCTCAAGACCTTATCGAATCCGGGTATGACTTCACTATTCTCTTCGTCTTTAATGAAGAAATGGGAGCAGCAGTAGTTCGTATGCTCAAAGGACGAGATTTATTGAATAATCCTATCAAAGTCATCACTACCAATGGCGCTCCTTATGGCATTGAGTTGATTAAAGAAGGAGGCATTCAATACTCAATCTCAACCTCGCCCGGCTGGGAAGGTTTAGTTTCTTTCCTGGCTCTCCACTCCTATGTGAAAGGACAGATTACTGATAAACGGCAGCAAATTCTTTTACCGAATACTCCCATTACCCCTGAAACCATCGACGATAAAACCAAGGTGGTCCCGTGGGATGTCGACCCGGTTTGGATCGAACTTACCAAAACCTATTTCCCCCAATATAATGACCTTGAAGTTTATTAA
- the rbsC_6 gene encoding Ribose transport system permease protein RbsC has protein sequence MVSSSLLKQFQRATQALLGLVAINVIFFIFAPTYRAISNFQTIFSQATVLGVMAVGTTVVLLSAGLDLSVGSVLTFVAVSVGSMLNLQYPVWLIVFIALGIGAFWGTVNGLIIVATGVSPLIVTLGMMMVLRGFSELLGAGKDMSSFPRAFRALGSGYFIPVLIMAAAYLVVAFMLGKTRLGFNAYAIGGNQEVARLSGIRVNKCKVIYYAIGGLMAGLAAVLLTARLNFANSTFGQGMEMNSIAAVVIGGTSMSGGIGGVGRTIIGVLIMTCLASGLSHMGVGSSWQRVSIGIVIILAVWIDTAQRKRTL, from the coding sequence ATGGTTTCATCATCCCTGTTGAAACAATTTCAACGAGCAACACAAGCTCTATTAGGATTAGTAGCCATTAATGTGATTTTTTTCATATTTGCACCAACCTACCGAGCAATTAGTAATTTCCAAACCATTTTTTCCCAGGCAACCGTATTAGGTGTCATGGCGGTTGGAACAACGGTTGTTCTTCTATCCGCAGGTCTTGACCTTTCTGTTGGATCGGTTCTTACTTTTGTGGCTGTTTCCGTCGGTAGCATGCTCAACCTCCAATATCCAGTTTGGCTTATAGTATTCATCGCTCTCGGTATTGGCGCTTTTTGGGGAACCGTAAATGGTTTGATTATTGTAGCCACCGGCGTTTCACCATTGATCGTTACTTTGGGGATGATGATGGTACTTCGGGGTTTCTCAGAATTATTGGGTGCTGGAAAAGACATGTCCTCCTTTCCTCGTGCTTTTCGAGCACTAGGATCAGGGTATTTTATTCCAGTCTTAATCATGGCTGCTGCTTACCTGGTTGTGGCATTTATGCTGGGCAAAACTCGCCTGGGTTTTAATGCCTATGCTATAGGAGGAAACCAGGAAGTCGCTCGCTTGTCCGGCATTAGAGTCAATAAATGTAAGGTCATCTACTATGCCATCGGCGGCTTAATGGCAGGACTAGCTGCGGTACTATTAACTGCTCGGTTGAACTTCGCCAATTCTACTTTTGGTCAAGGCATGGAAATGAACTCAATTGCTGCTGTGGTTATCGGTGGAACCAGCATGTCGGGCGGGATTGGTGGTGTTGGAAGAACCATTATCGGTGTATTGATCATGACCTGTTTAGCCAGTGGATTAAGCCATATGGGAGTTGGTTCTTCCTGGCAACGGGTTTCTATTGGTATCGTTATTATTTTAGCCGTCTGGATTGATACTGCTCAACGAAAAAGAACTTTATAG
- the rbsC_7 gene encoding Ribose transport system permease protein RbsC, whose translation MQTNPNVKSPGVGSGTLVKNNKYQLIFRSQWFLLLLAEFLIAIITGIVNPRFFTVSNIINVLEQIAVLGIVSSGMTLLIISGEIDISVGANIGLSSCVMAIMIKSGIGVFPSFVTGIALAIFSSFLVGLTAHTFKAPSFITSLAFISVFQGIALAITKGSFQTIYGQAETIGMTRLGNILPLSFVISLGAYLVVHFILAYTKFGRRIYSVGSNPAAAYLSGISVIKTKYYAFLFSGFFVGIGSMVLLSRIGAAQPSTGSGIELKAIGAVVIGGTPLSGGKGRIIGTLLGVLLMGIISNALNMMRVNPYYQQVTFGLLIIASLAMSIFSSYKGHARSGKSTKKAIE comes from the coding sequence ATGCAGACAAACCCTAATGTGAAATCACCTGGCGTTGGAAGTGGAACATTGGTTAAAAATAACAAGTATCAATTGATATTTCGTAGCCAGTGGTTTCTCCTTTTGTTGGCTGAATTTCTCATCGCTATTATCACTGGAATCGTCAATCCTAGGTTTTTTACTGTGAGCAACATAATAAATGTTTTAGAACAAATAGCCGTCCTTGGAATAGTCTCATCAGGAATGACATTATTGATTATTTCTGGTGAAATTGATATTTCTGTTGGGGCTAATATTGGATTATCTTCCTGTGTAATGGCAATTATGATTAAGAGCGGGATAGGTGTCTTCCCTTCATTTGTCACCGGTATTGCCTTGGCAATTTTTAGTAGTTTTTTAGTTGGGTTGACTGCTCATACCTTTAAAGCCCCTTCCTTCATTACTTCACTGGCATTTATCAGCGTTTTCCAGGGAATTGCTTTAGCCATCACCAAAGGGTCCTTTCAAACTATTTACGGCCAGGCAGAAACGATCGGTATGACTCGTTTAGGCAATATTCTCCCTTTGAGCTTTGTCATCAGCCTGGGTGCTTATTTGGTCGTTCATTTTATATTGGCTTATACCAAGTTTGGGCGGAGAATTTACTCAGTAGGCAGTAATCCGGCGGCAGCTTATCTCTCGGGCATTTCAGTGATCAAAACCAAGTATTATGCTTTTCTTTTCAGCGGTTTTTTTGTTGGAATCGGCTCAATGGTATTACTTTCGAGAATTGGCGCTGCCCAACCATCGACCGGAAGTGGTATTGAGCTAAAAGCCATCGGTGCTGTCGTCATCGGAGGCACACCCTTATCGGGAGGAAAAGGAAGAATTATCGGAACCCTTCTGGGAGTTCTGCTCATGGGAATCATCTCCAATGCCCTCAACATGATGCGGGTAAATCCTTATTATCAACAAGTTACCTTTGGTTTACTCATCATCGCTTCGTTGGCTATGAGCATTTTCAGTTCTTACAAAGGTCATGCCCGATCGGGGAAAAGCACTAAAAAAGCTATTGAGTAA
- the iolE_1 gene encoding Inosose dehydratase, whose product MKISFHTDAFNSSVFNFEKALQWAHKNDVHFIECGSLEGVNWIHGLGYFPHISLSEDPMEIREKMESYGVVFSQIDAAYPLSGHDGLYFGVQYVLKTLPWAKIANCPNIATTDGLYKPEGLSESDALELMKHAYGTIIEKAERYSININIEVHGYFTTKPEFLDKMLNFAQSDYFGLNFDTGNSFIAGQDPVVFCQQFIKRIKHVHIKDVSTSLADSLRGKETGIGISHAAIGEGVNAENIITVIKMLRDSGYNGVLSIECEGQGGPLIEKSLHWLRKTLQTLNIPEEKSL is encoded by the coding sequence ATGAAAATAAGTTTTCACACCGACGCTTTTAATTCATCAGTTTTTAATTTCGAAAAAGCCTTACAATGGGCTCATAAAAATGATGTTCATTTTATCGAGTGCGGATCTTTAGAAGGAGTCAATTGGATTCATGGTTTGGGGTATTTCCCTCATATTTCTTTATCAGAAGATCCGATGGAAATAAGAGAAAAGATGGAATCCTATGGTGTTGTTTTTTCTCAAATTGATGCAGCTTATCCTTTGTCGGGACATGACGGTTTATACTTTGGTGTGCAGTATGTTTTAAAAACCCTCCCCTGGGCGAAGATTGCCAATTGTCCCAATATTGCTACCACCGATGGGTTGTATAAACCAGAAGGACTCTCTGAAAGTGATGCCTTGGAACTTATGAAGCATGCTTACGGAACCATTATTGAGAAAGCCGAACGATACAGCATTAACATTAATATCGAAGTCCACGGGTATTTCACGACGAAACCCGAATTCTTGGATAAGATGCTCAACTTTGCTCAAAGCGATTATTTTGGTTTAAATTTTGATACTGGCAACAGTTTTATTGCCGGTCAAGATCCGGTGGTTTTTTGTCAACAATTTATTAAAAGAATTAAACATGTCCATATTAAAGACGTATCAACAAGTTTGGCCGACTCCTTAAGAGGGAAAGAAACCGGCATTGGTATTAGTCATGCTGCTATCGGTGAAGGAGTCAATGCCGAAAACATTATAACCGTCATTAAAATGCTCCGAGATTCTGGTTATAATGGGGTATTGAGCATTGAGTGTGAAGGCCAGGGTGGACCATTAATCGAGAAATCTCTTCACTGGCTTAGGAAAACTCTCCAAACTCTGAACATTCCAGAGGAAAAAAGCCTTTAG
- the mglA_2 gene encoding Galactose/methyl galactoside import ATP-binding protein MglA: MENNQLLVSLQNITKIYGIHKVLDNVSFDLRKGEIHCLVGENGAGKSTLIKILSGAISPESGKLYIAGKKITSMTPRKAIELGISTVYQDAELVESLTVTDNIFLGDEKSASLPFIVDKKTQFQKAQEIINTLHMNLPVDSLVEELSVSQKQMLEIVKALYRDSKIIIMDEPTSSLGLEEKKALMKIIQNLKQRGIGIIYISHYLEEIFMIGDRVTILKDGKLVNTYDVASVDIETVIRGMVGREASAFYHRKKIPLGPIQVQIQNLSKKGVLHPVNFDIKKGEILGIGGLVGAGRSELVGLIFGIQQPDSGKVIINGKEAVIHNPRDAIRAGIGLITEDRRKLGLFIGRNLIENMALVHNDVFKGFIVDRDEEKELSNLMVEELSIATSDINQLVEELSGGNQQKVVIARWLLDDATLCIFDEPTKGVDIGAKQQIYELMVELAEKGKSIIMVSSDMPELLSLSDRIVVMRDNRVVEILDNQQIKEEDLIKKFMGVEEKGEKTNADKP; the protein is encoded by the coding sequence ATGGAAAATAACCAACTTTTAGTTTCTCTCCAAAATATCACCAAAATTTATGGAATTCATAAAGTTCTTGATAATGTCTCTTTCGACCTGAGAAAGGGCGAGATTCATTGTCTGGTTGGTGAAAATGGTGCCGGAAAATCAACTCTCATCAAAATCCTTTCAGGAGCCATCTCTCCCGAAAGTGGTAAGCTTTACATTGCCGGTAAAAAAATCACATCGATGACTCCTAGAAAAGCCATTGAATTGGGAATATCTACCGTCTATCAAGATGCCGAGTTGGTTGAGTCTCTCACCGTTACCGATAATATTTTCCTTGGTGATGAAAAATCTGCTTCTCTCCCCTTTATTGTTGATAAGAAAACCCAATTCCAAAAAGCCCAAGAAATAATCAACACCCTCCACATGAATCTACCGGTTGACTCTTTAGTGGAGGAACTTTCCGTTTCCCAAAAACAGATGCTGGAAATTGTCAAAGCTCTCTATCGTGATTCTAAAATTATCATCATGGATGAACCGACCAGCTCACTCGGTTTAGAAGAAAAAAAAGCCTTGATGAAGATCATTCAGAACCTTAAACAACGCGGTATCGGTATTATTTATATATCTCATTATTTAGAAGAAATATTTATGATAGGTGATCGAGTAACTATTTTAAAAGATGGAAAGTTAGTTAACACTTATGATGTGGCTTCGGTTGATATAGAAACAGTGATTCGGGGCATGGTAGGTCGAGAGGCCTCGGCTTTTTATCATAGGAAAAAAATACCTCTGGGCCCAATACAAGTCCAAATTCAAAACCTATCCAAAAAAGGTGTCCTCCACCCAGTTAATTTCGATATAAAAAAAGGAGAAATCTTAGGAATCGGTGGTTTGGTTGGTGCTGGTCGTTCAGAATTGGTGGGGCTGATTTTTGGGATTCAACAACCTGATAGCGGCAAGGTTATCATCAATGGGAAAGAAGCCGTTATTCATAATCCCCGGGATGCCATTCGAGCTGGCATTGGCCTGATTACCGAAGATCGTCGCAAGCTTGGTCTTTTCATTGGCAGAAACCTCATTGAAAACATGGCCTTAGTCCATAATGATGTTTTTAAGGGCTTTATCGTCGATCGCGATGAAGAAAAAGAACTCTCGAATCTAATGGTGGAAGAGCTATCCATCGCAACCAGTGATATCAATCAACTGGTGGAGGAACTATCGGGAGGCAATCAACAAAAGGTAGTTATTGCCCGATGGCTTCTCGATGACGCTACGCTGTGTATCTTTGATGAACCCACCAAGGGAGTAGATATTGGCGCCAAGCAGCAAATCTATGAACTCATGGTGGAATTGGCTGAAAAAGGAAAGAGTATTATTATGGTCTCCTCTGATATGCCAGAACTGCTTTCTTTAAGCGATCGGATTGTTGTCATGCGTGATAATCGAGTTGTGGAAATCCTTGATAATCAGCAAATTAAAGAAGAAGATTTAATAAAAAAATTCATGGGGGTCGAGGAAAAGGGAGAAAAGACCAATGCAGACAAACCCTAA